The genomic DNA CAAAAGCTGATGCAAACAGCAGACCTTCTGCAAAAGCTATTTATGATCAGCAATTTTTAGGAGCAGTGCAGTCGAGCACCGCAGCATACTAGATGTATTTGAGGAGCATAGACAAACTTCGAGACCCAAATTGCCATTAGCAATAGGTTTTGCAGAAGGTCTAGTTTTGGAACGGTTTATAACAGCCATTCCTTTTCGTATTGTACAAATGCAAAAAATTATGTAGTATAAATTATGAGCATGAGTTGTTGCTTTTGAGCATGGAGTTGTTGCTTTCTTTTTTGAGTTGGGCTGATAAGCATCTAACAATTGCTTCACGCATGCACAATATCGTGCATGGATTAGATCAAATGGGGAAAAGTACAATAGACTATAAACATGGTCTAATGGGCTATTTCCTAAGTAGAGATAACGTAAATCTAAAACGAATCATATCATGAACAAGACACACAGACTACCAAAACATATTAGCCATGTTATAGCATGGTATATAATAGCTACCATAACAGGGTCATCTTTTATGACTGCTTGCAACAATAGCAGCCATGGTATGGATCCTGAGCCAGTAGTAGGCCCAAAGCAGCAAGAAGCTGAGCAAACAGATGTTACATGCTCTATTGATGTAATGTCAACACAGCAAGTAGATGCGCAGCAAGCAGTTCAAATAATAGAACAAACAGAAGAGGTACAAACAACCGTCCCTCCGCTACCCCCTAAAGTTCAAAAAAAGCAAGACATACCAAAAGAAATTTTGCAAGCAGGGGATTCTGGGTGCGAATAAGGAAAGGCGTCGGATAAAACTCAAGCCCTCGGCAAAAAGTTGGGGGCATTTACTCACTAACAACGAGCGATCAAAGCAACTGTTCCACTGCGCGATATTCTGGAGCAAAACTAATGACACATTGCGATTTAGCAGTTTGAATCCACTTATCAACTGCCTCTTTTTTTTTCTGTTGCAACAAGTCATGATAGAGCTTTTCATAATCCTGCACAAGATTCATTGGATGAGCCTCTATTTTTTGTTTAAGATAAAGCAACCGCCAAGCTGGTCCATAAGGTGTGCGCATATACTGAGGCTTACTGACTGCTCCTTCCTCCAGCCCATCAATGGCAAAATAGACTTCTGGATCCAAGGCTTCAACAGGCATGCACCGGCCAGGTAAAAGATCGCCCCCTTGCTGATTATTTGCAATCAATCCCCCTTGAGCAACCGTTTCCTTGTCTTCTGAGTATTGCTGCACAGCTGCTTCAAAGGTCAATGTACCAGCAATTATTTTTGCCTTAATAGCATTCAATTCCACTTCTGTTAATCGAATCTCTTCTTCTGTGGGTTTGACAGTCTGCAGGATATGACGGGTATTATACTGGTCCTTATTGCGCCCTATAAGCTCTATAAGATGGAAGCCATATTCAGAGGCAATAGGATCACTTACCTCACCAAGTTTGAGCGAAAGCGCAGTAGACTCATAAGTCGGTGTCAATATACCTAAAGATACCCACCCAATTTCACCGCCCTTAGCAGCAGAATGGGGATCCTCGGAATGTTGCTTGGCCAATTCAGCAAAGGTCCCCTCCCCATCTAGCAATAACTGCTTTAGATGCAAGAGTTTACTTTTGACTGCCTCTTGCCTTGCTGAAGCTACCTTAGGATAGATCACCAGCTGATGTACCTGAACAGCAGCAGGATAGTAAGGACGATCATTTGGCGGCAAGCCATTAAAATAAGCTTTTACCTCTGCTGGCCGCACCACTACATCTTGTGTAAGGTATTGGTAAACCCATGAGGCCAAATATTCTGCCTTGAACCGCTGCTTTAACCCTTTCTTAATATCGTAGATAGATTGATGGGCAACCTGAGCAAGCTTTTCTTCAGAACCTAACTGCCGTATCAAAGCAGCTATTCTACCATCACAGGCCCGTTGAATATGGGCTTTGGGAATTTTAACATCGTGCAACATAGCCTTTGACAAGAAAATCTTGTTTAAAACCAACTCCCGCAACAAGTGCATCTTTACAGATGCATTGATTACCTTACCTTCTAAAGCCAATTGCCTACATGCTTCTTCTAAATCAGAATGCAAAATCAGCTCTTGATTGACAGTAGCAATTACCTTATCCAACAATAGTGTATTATTCGCCCTAGCTACAGGCCACGAAGCGCAAATAAACACAACAAGAGCAGGTGCAAGGCTTTTAATGTATTTGAATAATACAGGTATGGTTTTTTTTAGCATCTTCTAAGAGTTTACATTTTATTTTGTTAACCAGATCCAATCTCCTTTTATGTAGTATAATGGCCTTAATACGATCTGCCACTACTGCCAGTGGAGCAATTTCTTGTGCCAATTGATACTGATTTATTTTTAAAAAATAGATATGTTTCCGGCCTGCTGCATGAATGAATTTATTGGTTTTTAACAATCTAGTTGCATCCCCAAGTGGTCGGTAACCAACTTTAGCCAAAACAGCTTCCCAAGCAAACCATTGATCGGCTTCTAATATAGCAGTATGGGTATAAGGCTTACAGCATACTTGTAATTTTTTTAGGTCTGCAGCTTTGTTTGATAACATGAGCGACTTTACAGAATTAATACAACCCGCCTTTTTGGGAATCGCCAAAAAGATACCCTTTACAATATCATGATGCAATATAAAGTCACGTTGCTTATGCTTTTGGTAATAGTCTGCTATTTCTTCCGATGATACATTGGCATTAAACTCAGCTTGAACAAGGGTTTCTAAAAAATGATATGCTAGTAGATCATTTTTATAATCGCTTAACTTACCTTCCATAGAAGGCTGAATAGATTGATGGTTTGCTTGGGCAATAAGGAGCTGTTTACATGCCCATTCTTCCACATACTTTTTAATGAAAAAATCGGCCTCTGCCGTATCACCCTGGAAAAGATCCATAGAAGAAAGGTCAGATGGATATAAATATTGCTTACCTACACGCGCAATAAAAGCCTCCTTTTGTACATCTTGTCTCCTTGTTTCACCACCACAGCGGTGGAACACCCAATAGATAAAGAGCAATAGCAAGAAGCTACAAGCAAAAAGCCTACTCAAACGAGATACCCTCAAAACAAATTTATAAAAATTGATATAAAAAGTGAGCTATTGGCCACTATTTCCTTTAGCAGCCAATATACCCCCCTCTATGCTTATGTAAGCGCACGGAAGAATGAATGATTTACTTTTTCTTGCCAGGCTTGGCTGGAACTGTTTTAGCTTTAGGCTGATCTTTCGGACCTATTACAGGCTGTTGTGGCGCTTTAGGCTCCATTGCTTTAAGTTGTGCCAATACAAGATCAGAAATGTTAAACGACTCATCAGCCGCAAGTACTACCGGCCCCACATCAGTACTTTTATTCAAAATTAAATTATACTTTTGCTCCGCTTTAATCTTATTAATAACCTCTTGCATTTTGTCATGGAGGGGCTGCATAACCGTCTTATACTTTTCTGTCATCTTAGCAGGCCTTTGCTCCTCAAGCTCTTGAATAGCACGTCCCAAGTTCTGTAATTCTATTTCTTTCTGTTTTCTTTGAACTTCCGAAAGGGTATTTACTTGCTCCCGATACACCTCAACCTTTTCTTGATACTCTTTGAATTTTGTTTGAATCTGATTGGTTAATTGCACTTCAAAGCTCTGAATTTCAGTTCTATTTTTTTTAGCTTCTGGTAGATTTTCTAAAACATATGCTACATCTACATATGCAACCGCTAATCTAGATGGTGCTACTTGAGGCTGCTCTATAACCTTAGACGGATGATTCGCTTGCGCAACAGTATACATAGAGGCAACAAATGCCAATGTAGATAACAATCTATAATTCATTACAGTAAAATTTTAATATTCAATTATGTTCATACAACAGGGATATCCAATATCCCTTATCCGTTCCCACTTATTATCTTCCACTCATTCCTACTCACACTCCCTCCCTATCTTACAAATAAATAGGATAAAGATCAAATTAGCAAGCCTATAAAATAAAGAACCCCATTTTTTTAAATGGGCTACGGGCTACAGCATGCGTTTAAGCGATCTATAAAGGCACGCCAGTGATTGCTCCAAAGCAGTATTAGTGGTTTGCTTAATGCTGATTGGCTAGCAATTTTTCCCCTTTGGCAATCGCCTGTTCAATAGTCCCAACTAAATTAAAAGCCATTTCAGGCAAGTGATCTACCGCTCCATCAATGATCATATTAAATCCCTTAATGGTCTCCTCTATAGGTACCCGCGCACCTTTAATCCCTGTAAATCTTTCTGCCACATTAAATGGCTGCGATAAAAACCGCTCGACCTTTCTAGCACGGTAAACCGTCTGTATATCTTCCTCTGAAAGCTCATCCATACCCAAAATGGCTATAATATCTTGTAATTCTTTATAACGTTGGAGGGTTCTTTTTACTTTCTGGGCGGTCTCATAGTGGAGATCGCCTAGGACTTCAGGATTTAATGCTCTGGAAGAAGAGGCTAAGGGATCTACCGCCGGATAAATGCCAAGCGCTGCTATCCTTCTGGAAAGAACAGTAGTCGTATCTAAATGGGTAAAAGTAGTAGCAGGAGCAGGATCTGTTAAATCATCTGCCGGGACATAAACCGCTTGCACAGAGGTAATAGAGCCATGTTTCACAGAGGTAATGCGTTCTTGCATGGCACCCATCTCTGTGGCCAAGGTTGGCTGATAACCTACGGCAGAGGGTATACGCCCCAATAAAGCAGAAATTTCTGCACCAGCTTGGGTAAAACGAAAAATATTGTCAATAAAAAAGAGGATATCTTTCCCTTTTTCACCTTCACCATGGTCACGAAAATATTCTGCAATAGAGAGTCCAGTCAGTGCGACACGCGCCCTTGCACCAGGGGATTCATTCATTTGACCAAAGACAAGCGTAGCTTGAGAGGTTTTCAATGCTTCATGATCTACCTTACTAAGGTCCCAATCACCGCGCTCCATAGCTTGGGCAAATGCTTCTCCATAATTGATTACACCGGCCTCAATCATTTCTCGTAAAAGGTCATTGCCCTCACGGGTCCGTTCTCCTACACCAGCAAATACAGAAAG from Cardinium endosymbiont of Philonthus spinipes includes the following:
- a CDS encoding peptidylprolyl isomerase; amino-acid sequence: MLKKTIPVLFKYIKSLAPALVVFICASWPVARANNTLLLDKVIATVNQELILHSDLEEACRQLALEGKVINASVKMHLLRELVLNKIFLSKAMLHDVKIPKAHIQRACDGRIAALIRQLGSEEKLAQVAHQSIYDIKKGLKQRFKAEYLASWVYQYLTQDVVVRPAEVKAYFNGLPPNDRPYYPAAVQVHQLVIYPKVASARQEAVKSKLLHLKQLLLDGEGTFAELAKQHSEDPHSAAKGGEIGWVSLGILTPTYESTALSLKLGEVSDPIASEYGFHLIELIGRNKDQYNTRHILQTVKPTEEEIRLTEVELNAIKAKIIAGTLTFEAAVQQYSEDKETVAQGGLIANNQQGGDLLPGRCMPVEALDPEVYFAIDGLEEGAVSKPQYMRTPYGPAWRLLYLKQKIEAHPMNLVQDYEKLYHDLLQQKKKEAVDKWIQTAKSQCVISFAPEYRAVEQLL
- a CDS encoding OmpH family outer membrane protein, translated to MNYRLLSTLAFVASMYTVAQANHPSKVIEQPQVAPSRLAVAYVDVAYVLENLPEAKKNRTEIQSFEVQLTNQIQTKFKEYQEKVEVYREQVNTLSEVQRKQKEIELQNLGRAIQELEEQRPAKMTEKYKTVMQPLHDKMQEVINKIKAEQKYNLILNKSTDVGPVVLAADESFNISDLVLAQLKAMEPKAPQQPVIGPKDQPKAKTVPAKPGKKK
- the atpD gene encoding F0F1 ATP synthase subunit beta, producing the protein MSHTGKIIQIIGPVVDVRFNEEASLPSILNALHIKASTGKLITLECQQHLGEHCVRAIAMEGTEGLTRGLEVIDTGAPIRVPVGDAVRGRLFNVTGTAIDGMAQPATDQQLPIHRAVPPFDQLSSTTEILYTGIKVIDLLAPYVKGGKIGLFGGAGVGKTVLIMELIDNIAKSYNGLSVFAGVGERTREGNDLLREMIEAGVINYGEAFAQAMERGDWDLSKVDHEALKTSQATLVFGQMNESPGARARVALTGLSIAEYFRDHGEGEKGKDILFFIDNIFRFTQAGAEISALLGRIPSAVGYQPTLATEMGAMQERITSVKHGSITSVQAVYVPADDLTDPAPATTFTHLDTTTVLSRRIAALGIYPAVDPLASSSRALNPEVLGDLHYETAQKVKRTLQRYKELQDIIAILGMDELSEEDIQTVYRARKVERFLSQPFNVAERFTGIKGARVPIEETIKGFNMIIDGAVDHLPEMAFNLVGTIEQAIAKGEKLLANQH